AACATTCATAAGGTTGAAAGTGCCCaccagttaggaaatgccagaatgaaggttaTCTATCCAATTCAGCCCCTTTGTACATAGGCATTACGCTACAGATTTTAATCGTATGATCACATTCTATTTTTTCCGCAGGACCCTGGCCTCTGTCGGTGCACAGGATAAAACTTGCCAAAAAACTGCAGCCTTAGGCAGAGACcctcagcatggaaaatttcagcctgaatggttaatgtttgaaaaagtcaaaaacaactgaaaacagagagtcttacaatgggaagtgtCGGACAACCTGAACTATTGGTGGTGTTACCAGTTCTGCCTAGAACTGCAGTAGCACTCAGAGGCCCCAATCAGAGATagggaccccattgtactaggtgctgcaCGAATATGGAGTAAAGATCTagagctagatttttaaaggagtGAGGCACCtcactcctgttgacttctaGGTGAATGATGAGACACAACAGGTGATGTTATAACCATAGGCGTGGACTTTTCGTTTTGCTGGTGGGTGCCCTGCTCCGgccctcccccaaggccctgcccccaattCTCCTCTTcccgtccctgctctgccccctcccccgagaccCATTTCCCTGAGCGCCTCCCACCCGCCGCTCCCTCCTTTCTGCCTCCTCCTGCCTTGAGGGGCAGAGAGCAGCGAGTGGCAGGGCAGCCCCACTGAACAGTTGATCAGTAGCCCAGCAGATTGATTCAATTCTTCATTGATATCATCCCATTCTAAGACCCTACCCCTGCAAACCCATCATGCCCAGAACTGCTGTCGAGTGCACTGGCAGCTCCATGACTACAGGCCTGAGCGTGAAAGCTGAGCAGGAACAGGATGCCATCCATTCTATAAAGCTTATCTGGGCTTTGTACCTGTCAGTGGACATCACACCTCACTCTAGGATTTGTGTGCAACCAGGTCCTGAGCTTCCACAATGTTTGGAGGTAGCGCAGATCCCAGTGGCAAGTGCATGATGGCCTTTGAGCCTTCACTGAGTGGaagctctctgctccctcccccagctgcagtaaCACTACAGAGCACAAAaaatgggaaggggcagagagcaTAATCACGGGCGCACATGCTGATTCCAGAGGGCTCTATTACCAGGAAAAACACATTTCCAATTCCTTCTCTTTCTTCATGGCAAAGCTGAGATGCCCACTCAGTGAAAAAGCTACAACTTAAAGTAACAGCATTAAGACTTGAGTTAGTGTTCAATAAAGATCAGTATCTCTAAACCAGGAAACAAACACACATTCTGGAACTTTATAGTGGCGTTCGTGCAAGCTTACAGTCATCTTATTGAAGCAAGTGCACAtctgcattttcttttaaaatatcgcTGCAGCCTTTTAAGAGAACAGAGAGGGGAATAATCTGATTTCTGGCAGCAGGGGATATTTCGCAAATCAGAGATACTTTGGCATCAAGCTGCTAACAAAGGCTGGGGCCTTTACTCACAAGCTTTGCTGCTGGGAGAGATCCACCCATCTCAAGTGGGATTAATTAAAACAGGCATGCATCATGCAAATAGTTTCTGTTGCCTCACAGAAATACTCAGGACACATAACCCAAACCAGCTTGAGAATCAGAGAGAAATAAGGAAGAAAATTGtttcccctcttccctgcccctttcctttcTCCGTATGTTAAATGAGGAGCAATAAAAAAAACTGCAGAGAGCTCATGGTTTCTGTAAGATTGCAGCTGCTTTGATTAAACGCTAATAACATGgaataaaattagatttttttttaaaaggcagggGTCATATCTTGCTAATGAGGTGGCAAATTCTCCAGTCAAAACGTATGCATGGCAATACACTGAACAGCATGGTTTGAATCTTTCCCTTCAAAACAGTTTTGGTTATTGCTTTTTTAATCTGAAAGCTCAGCAGGAAAGAGTAAAATGCTCATGTTGTCTTGTTGTGTTACAAGTTTCTGCTCCTGACTAATGGGGGTGAGTGAGGAGAGGGGAGGCTTCTTTGGAAAGTCAAGAAGAAGTTAAAAAATGTCTCTTTCCTCTCAGGAAGCTAAGCCACTTTCCTGGATATGATGGATCCTGACACTTTCAGGAATCACTGGAGAAAACGGTGGTAAAGCAGACAGAGCAGACAGACTAGATATATAAAGAAGTAAAAGAGAAAGCTCAAGTGTCAACAAGAACTCTTCCTCAAgtctttccccacctccccctttaGTATCTGAGACCCCTTTTCTGAGTCAATTTACTACAATCCTGCTCaggcttttattaaaaacagaccATGCGGAGCAGAAATTCCAAGTCTAAAACTGCACTTTTAATAGGCATAGGAGTCAGACACATTGTCCCTCTCAGGTGacttccccctccagccccttctcAGAAATTTCCTCTCGTTGAGTTTAGTCAGCAGGATAAACTTGACGTTTCAGCACAAATGTGAACTCTTCCACTTCATTCTTAAGCGTATGTATGTGTTTTTACACCTAAGGGGTTCGCAGCTCGAGCTACAGTGAACCATGACTCAGTCCAGAAGAAGTACTGCAGATTACATTTAACACAAATGCTATGAAGTCTTCCATACGGACAGTTAAGGTATTTTAACCACACTGACCTCCTTCACCAGCATTTGTTTCCTATGCCAGCAAATGCATCCATAAATGGACAGGCTATTGAAATGAGGCCTAATCAAGCTTCTTCTGTGAGGCAGGGGCTCCACCCAGTCTCCCAGTTTAGCAGTCAAAACATTATTTCACCAATCTTAGGAAAGCAGAGTCCATGCAAATCACAGGAAGGCAAAAAAAGAGAAGGCATGCTCATTCACAAGGACAGGCAAGCTAACAGTTGCTGGGCACCTATGGTTCCCCCCCAGTAGCACAACTGACAAAATACTGGATTTTGACTCTGCATctggtgtgtatatatacacctcTCTGATGACACAATGGAGACCCTGGCAAAGGAGCCCTGGCATCAGTTTGAAACTCTCCAAACTGGGGAATTCACATAGACTTTTTGGCCTCTGGCTTAACACCCAGGGAAGCATTTTTGTATTTCTTCTCAGTGGTCTAATATTAACCAGTAACAAAACTACAGATGGGGGATATTTCTGTGTATATTGAAATGACACCAAGTGCAATTAATGTGTGGCCACTGACATTTTGCCCTTTAATggtaaaaaacacaaaaatgtttCCACTGTCCGATGGGCctgatttgttttttcttggaTAGAACAATTAAACTTGAAAGTATCCCATCCAGACAAACTATATTATTGACACCCATAACTCGGCTGACAGTTTCAAGTGGAAGCATTTCATTAGCTCCTAACCTCCAGTGAGGGAATTTTTCACTGTCAAtcgctattttaaaaaatggaaaacttgCAAAAGTACCTTTTACCTTTCTACTTGTAATCATCTTATGCTGTCCTTCATTTTTAATAAGATTCAAAAATGAGTCAGCCATCTCTTACAAGGGGGTCCATTCTGCTTCTACATCTCAGAGTTTCAGATATAACTGGAACCCCTTGATGGAATAACAATCTTTTATACTCAAGAATGATTAGGGATTACATGATGGCATTGTGAAATTGTAACATCTTAAAGGTGTAAAATTCAGATTAATAGTAAAAATGTTATAACAATGGCTTCCAATGTGTTTTCTCAAAATTACACATATCTAAAGCCATTTGAAAGTattgataaaaatgctaaaaaattaaaggaaacttGGAGTGAAGGCAAGTCTCCTGTCCCTTAATTTACCACGTTGTACCATGTGACTATCTAAGCTACCTGCTGTAATGCTAAGTGCACTGTGGTCAGCTGTGGAGAGATTTTCAATCACAGCTCTAAATTGCCTTTGTATTTGTGAGTTAAAGTCAGGTTTTTACCACTGTTCTTTAAGTGGCTGATTTTTTATGTCTCTCACTGAGATGAATCATCCTCCCCTCTGAAGACAGATGCATTTTGTGATCCAACCAGAATGGATAACGTGAGCCACTACACCTTCATGAGCAGAGATATGATTTTTGTGTGTAATCTAGTCTCTACTTCTCTCTTTCACAGCTTTTAGCTGTACCAAACACCATGAGCAGTTGTTCTGACTTCAGTCAGACAGTCGAGCATTTCTTTGGACCAATTCACTGCACACTGGTCTTTAATCGTGGGTGAAAAGTTTCTAATTTCTGAGAAATAAGCTTTGTGATACAAATGGATTTGTCAAACCCTGCCTTTGTCTCTATGCACTGAAAGCACTGTATTGCTTTGTTAATTTTAGATATAAGAAATTGTGTTTCAATTTTCTACCCAATATAAAATATGTCTGTTATTCTATAAGATGAGAACCATACCCAGCATCAAGATTTATTCAATGTCTTACCTTGGAACACTGGGAGGAGCCCGCGTTGGCCGAGATGGAACCTGAGGTGGCGTCCCAAGGCCTTCACTGTTGTTAGGAAATGGAGGTAATGGTCCTGGACGGAATGGGACCGGTGGAGCCCCAGACAGAGGGCCTGGTGATGGGACTGCTGGAGCAGGTCCTCGGCCAGATAAAGGTCTGGTTGGGGGATTATTTAATGTAGGTCTTCTCTGAGTTGAAGGACTTGGAGGGGGTGATCTAATGAACAATCAATCCGAGATTAATGAAAATCTACATGGTCTTCAAAAATGGAAGCCAAATACTTTCTGAAACCTGTAACAATCTTGTGaacattttcctctctctcatatTGTCTTGGTCCTGAAGGCAGCCCAGTATCTCACAGAGCTAGTATCGTATATTCTTGCAATGACAACTCTCTCATTTTCCTTTGTTCTGGATGGTACCTTCCATGCTCCCATCCATTCCAAAGAATTGCTCAGAGATGCTTCCAAGTCTCAAAAGAAATGTCTACCTTTCCCCCCCATTTCCACTAAACAAAGATGACATGTACATGCAACCCTTCACTACCACATCATCCCTAGAAAGCAGGCATTATTAAGGTCACAATCAGGTGTGCAATCACAAAGATAAATATAATGCATTTAGTATTGTCAGTATTCTAACACCAATTTGTTAGGCGGATTTAATAAGAAGGTCACTCTCTTTTTAAGGAAGCCACGGGTAAGGAACACTGAAATCTTACAGTGGCTTGAAAGAACCAAAAAGTGGACACAAAAATTGACTTAGGTTTCACAGAGAGGTGGGGTTGCCTGAGCTTGGGAAGAAAAGAGTTAAAAACCCTTAAAGAAATTGAGATGCTATAGGGTGGGAGCATAAGTGATTATATTATTTGAGCCATAGCAACCAAATGGGATATCAACTGAGCCACAAACAAAGTACTCTACATGGTATTCTCAAAGGCAGAAAAGAGGTTACAAGCACCTTTCTTGACACATATACCTCTTCCATTTATCCACGTAATATGAACATATGGAAGAATTAGTAAAAAACTTGGACTAGATACAGGCTGGATATCTTTTGGTGCAGGAGACAGATACTACAGTAGCTCCATGGAAGATAATTCTAGATGATGAATCCCAAAGCTGCTTGACATATCCAAAAAAAGGATTGCCACGTCCAACAGATTCATATACCAGAACCCTCTCCCCAAGAGTTTTATAAGCACCCTTTTCTCCATGTCCCTTCTAGAACAAAATAGGACAGGAAATATCTGGAATGAAGGCTGGTGGCTTAACTGGTAGAACCTTCCACTGGGCAAAGATGAATTCTGAGCATTCGGTTGTTTAAGTTCAGCTCTCATGGGAGGTTTTTAGGATTACCCAGTACAAGAATTCCACCTGCACACTCCCATCCCTCAACAAGAGTTTTTTGATTCTCTCAAGAATTTCATTTGAGACATGGAGAAAAGCTTGCCAGAGAAGGTGGAGAGGTAGCGGTGTTGAAGATCTAGCTCTCTGTCTTAATTTCCACTGCAAAACTGACCTGAAGATCCTTACCTGCGGGATTGCTGTAGCCAGGAATCATCAactggaggtggggcagggatagATATAGTGCTAGTGCTAATATCTCCAATGATTGCCAGTGCTTCTTTTAGGGCTTGGTACAGGTGAAGCCCCTCATCTCGCCTCTGAGCCTGTTCTGCTGACTCCTCCATCAAGGTGTTTTGGTCCTCAGAGGAATACAAGTGAGCCAGGAGCTCTGCATTTATGAATTCTTTTACCTAGAAAATCAGACAAAAGAAGACCCCTGCTACCGGGCTGCAAATGGCA
This window of the Eretmochelys imbricata isolate rEreImb1 chromosome 8, rEreImb1.hap1, whole genome shotgun sequence genome carries:
- the LOC144268722 gene encoding dynamin-3-like; the encoded protein is MLPLDNLKVRDVEKSFMSSKHIFALFNTEQRNVYKDYRYLELACDAQEEMDSWKASLLRAGVYPDKSSLENDENSQADNFSMDPQLERQVETIRNLVDSYMSIINKCIRDLIPKTIMHLMINNVKEFINAELLAHLYSSEDQNTLMEESAEQAQRRDEGLHLYQALKEALAIIGDISTSTISIPAPPPVDDSWLQQSRRSPPPSPSTQRRPTLNNPPTRPLSGRGPAPAVPSPGPLSGAPPVPFRPGPLPPFPNNSEGLGTPPQVPSRPTRAPPSVPRRVDTDGFSRPESPTHLLDM